The Hevea brasiliensis isolate MT/VB/25A 57/8 chromosome 1, ASM3005281v1, whole genome shotgun sequence genome has a window encoding:
- the LOC110651599 gene encoding probable glutathione S-transferase parC — MAEADEQLTLLDWHPSPFTTRVRIALAEKGLNYESRQEDLSNKSSLLLEMNPVNKQIPVLIHNGRPICESMVIVQYIDEVWNHKSPLLPSDPYQRAHARFWADYIDKKVFPIGRLMWASKGEVKAASKKDLIECFKILEGELGDKPYFGGESFGYVDLSLIPFYSFFYTFETLGNLSIVEECPKIVDWAHRCLQKESVSKTLCDQRKFYEVLLELSRGGPEPKWSSVGSIDLTPLNS, encoded by the exons ATGGCCGAGGCTGATGAGCAGCTAACTCTTTTGGACTGGCATCCCAGTCCTTTCACAACAAGGGTGAGGATAGCCTTGGCTGAAAAGGGATTAAATTATGAGTCCAGACAAGAGGACTTGAGTAACAAGAGTTCTCTTCTTCTTGAGATGAACCCAGTTAACAAACAAATCCCAGTCTTGATCCATAATGGCAGACCCATTTGCGAGTCAATGGTAATAGTTCAATACATTGATGAGGTTTGGAACCACAAATCTCCATTGTTGCCTTCTGATCCATACCAACGAGCACATGCCAGGTTCTGGGCTGACTATATCGACAAGAAG GTTTTTCCTATTGGAAGGTTGATGTGGGCATCAAAAGGGGAAGTGAAAGCAGCTTCAAAGAAGGATCTGATTGAATGCTTTAAAATATTGGAGGGAGAGCTTGGAGACAAGCCATACTTTGGAGGTGAAAGCTTCGGTTACGTTGATTTATCACTTATTCCATTCTATAGCTTCTTCTACACATTCGAGACCTTGGGAAACTTGAGCATAGTAGAGGAGTGCCCTAAGATCGTGGATTGGGCTCACAGATGCTTGCAGAAGGAGAGTGTTTCCAAGACTTTATGTGACCAGCGCAAGTTCTATGAAGTTCTCTTAGAGTTAAGCAGGGGAGGACCAGAGCCCAAGTGGAGTTCAGTGGGTTCAATTGATTTGACCCCACTaaactcataa
- the LOC110651600 gene encoding probable glutathione S-transferase: MAESEELFLLDFKPSPFAARVKIALAEKGLRYESREEDLANKSPLLLETNPVYKLIPVLIHNGRPICESMIIVQYIDQVWNHKSPLLPSDPYRRADALFWADYVDKKIYFIGSTLCTSKGEAKEASRKDLIECFKILEGEIGDKPYFGGESFGYVDLIFIPFYSFFYAFETLGNFSMIEECPKIVDWAQRCLQKESVSKTLYDQLQFYDIVLGIRKRMGIK, encoded by the exons ATGGCCGAGTCCGAGGAGCTATTTCTACTGGATTTCAAACCTAGTCCATTCGCAGCAAGGGTGAAGATAGCCTTGGCTGAAAAGGGATTAAGGTATGAGTCTAGAGAGGAAGATTTGGCCAATAAGAGCCCCCTTCTTCTTGAGACGAACCCTGTTTACAAGCTAATACCTGTCTTGATCCATAATGGCAGACCCATATGCGAATCAATGATAATAGTCCAATATATTGATCAGGTTTGGAACCACAAATCTCCATTGTTGCCTTCTGATCCTTACCGTCGAGCAGATGCCTTGTTCTGGGCTGACTATGTCGACAAGAAG ATTTATTTTATTGGAAGCACGCTGTGCACATCAAAAGGGGAAGCGAAAGAAGCTTCAAGGAAGGACCTCATTGAATGCTTTAAAATTTTGGAGGGAGAGATTGGAGACAAGCCATACTTTGGAGGTGAAAGCTTCGGTTACGTTGATTTAATATTCATTCCATTCTATAGCTTCTTCTACGCATTTGAGACCTTGGGAAACTTCAGCATGATAGAAGAGTGCCCTAAGATCGTGGACTGGGCTCAGAGATGCTTGCAGAAGGAGAGTGTTTCCAAGACTCTATATGACCAGCTCCAgttttatgatattgttttgggGATAAGGAAGAGGATGGGGATTAAGTAG
- the LOC110651056 gene encoding uncharacterized protein LOC110651056, which produces MLGGLLKSKFYAKCKSLLKMAKARLEVLKKKKSSVARFLKNDMAELLRSGFDYNAYCRADGLLVEQKMIACYNFIEQFCGCISSNLSAINKQRECPEECKEAVQSLIYAAARVSEFPELRDFRTLFTERYGTSNESFVNEEFIETLRPKSTTKELKLQLLHDIAEEFNIEWNSKSLEQKLFKPPREDQNRHCRRKSKDDIVPKGEFQGDDEDGNKWKKNKDDDITKRTSPEAGNKVNDMGEDTLLKKDKTELASSGRKNAIYEGYNLPCSSEDEVTSPHRRNSSDLDSLQATSSSVGSVSEDEVDSKKPFYYRFIPSPYVKPKVEKEESKIEEPRKSTGNVLDEDDLISEAKPKPRSVRRRPLKPLPGHENFGSDAMPLNSPKGHENVGSIERPLKPPPGREKFVSPENGGFAKANSIAAKEAEAERVLRISKADDVDEREEEDKMIDELLMHYSKDTKSNELPLPPGREAYQAEEASTTKAAKRQNQVVSLQSETGHVHPNLPDYEYLAARFAALKGK; this is translated from the exons ATGTTGGGAGGATTATTAAAGTCGAAATTCTATGCAAAATG caAGTCGCTGTTGAAGATGGCAAAAGCTCGACTCGAGGtgctaaagaagaagaagagctcaGTGGCAAGGTTCTTAAAGAATGATATGGCTGAGCTTCTCAGGAGTGGCTTTGATTATAATGCTTATTGCAgg GCTGATGGGCTTCTGGTTGAGCAAAAGATGATAGCTTGCTACAATTTCATTGAGCAGTTCTGTGGATGTATATCCAGCAATCTTTCTGCCATTAATAAACAGAG GGAATGCCCTGAGGAATGTAAAGAAGCTGTACAATCTCTAATATATGCTGCAGCAAGAGTTTCTGAATTCCCAGAATTGCGAGATTTTCGCACTCTATTCACTGAAAGATATGGGACATCCAATGAATCTTTTGTTAATGAAGAG TTTATTGAGACATTGAGGCCTAAATCTACCACAAAGGAGTTGAAGCTTCAGTTATTGCATGATATAGCAGAAGAATTCAATATAGAATGGAATTCAAAGTCTTTGGAACAGAAACTCTTCAAGCCTCCTCGAGAG GACCAGAATAGGCATTGTCGTCGCAAAAGCAAGGATGATATTGTCCCGAAAGGAGAATTCCAGGGCGATGATGAAGATGGAAACAAATGGAAGAAAAACAAGGATGATGATATCACTAAGAGAACAAGCCCTGAAGCTGGGAACAAAGTGAATGACATGGGGGAGGATACGTTGCTGAAAAAAGACAAAACCGAACTTGCATCTAGTGGAAGGAAGAATGCCATTTATGAGGGATATAATCTGCCTTGCAGCAGTGAAGATGAAGTGACTTCTCCTCACAGGAGAAATAGTAGTGACCTTGATAGCCTACAAGCTACTTCAAGTTCAGTTGGAAGTGTTTCGGAGGATGAAGTAGATAGCAAGAAGCCCTTTTACTACAGATTCATTCCTTCCCCTTATGTCAAACCAAAAGTTGAGAAAGAAGAAAGCAAGATTGAAGAACCCCGAAAATCAACTGGCAATGTTCTTGATGAAGACGATTTGATTAGTGAGGCTAAGCCAAAACCAAGATCGGTTCGAAGGAGACCATTGAAGCCACTTCCTGGTCATGAAAATTTTGGCAGTGATGCAATGCCATTGAACTCACCTAAAGGTCATGAAAATGTTGGCAGTATTGAACGACCATTGAAGCCACCGCCAGGCCGTGAAAAATTTGTCAGTCCTGAAAATGGTGGGTTTGCAAAGGCTAATTCAATTGCAGCGAAAGAAGCTGAGGCCGAAAGGGTTTTGAGAATCTCGAAAGCTGATGATGTGGATGAAAGGGAAGAAGAGGACAAGATGATTGATGAGCTTCTGATGCATTACAGCAAGGACACAAAATCTAATGAGTTGCCTCTTCCACCTGGTAGAGAAGCATACCAAGCAGAAGAAGCAAGTACAACGAAGGCAGCAAAAAGGCAAAATCAAGTAGTTTCGTTACAGTCAGAGACCGGACATGTGCACCCTAACCTGCCTGATTACGAATATTTGGCAGCTCGGTTTGCAGCTCTTAAGGGGAAATAG
- the LOC131181435 gene encoding SKP1-like protein 4, with translation MSSSSSSSKMKITLKCLDGQIFEVEQKVLFECRTIKHMIDDGCADSAIPLPNVTGKIMAKVIEYCKKHMEAAAEIRDMNFFSNDFRDLKNWDDAFVKEVMENQDILFDLIMAANYLDIKNLLDLLCKGIADMMRGKTPEQIRQIFHIKNDYTPYEEAEVRRENQWAFE, from the coding sequence ATGTCTTCGTCTTCTTCATCATCTAAGATGAAAATCACCCTGAAGTGCTTGGACGGCCAGATATTCGAAGTGGAGCAGAAAGTCTTGTTTGAGTGCCGAACCATCAAGCACATGATAGACGATGGCTGCGCCGACTCCGCCATCCCATTGCCCAATGTGACCGGAAAAATCATGGCAAAAGTCATTGAATACTGCAAGAAGCATATGGAGGCGGCCGCTGAAATCAGGGATATGAATTTTTTCAGCAATGACTTTCGTGATCTCAAGAATTGGGATGATGCGTTTGTGAAGGAAGTTATGGAGAACCAAGATATTCTCTTTGACTTGATAATGGCTGCAAACTATCTGGACATCAAGAACCTGTTGGATTTGCTGTGTAAAGGCATTGCTGATATGATGAGGGGAAAGACTCCCGAGCAGATTCGTCAGATTTTTCACATCAAGAATGACTACACGCCTTACGAAGAAGCGGAAGTTCGCAGGGAGAATCAGTGGGCTTTTGAGTAG
- the LOC110651057 gene encoding G-type lectin S-receptor-like serine/threonine-protein kinase CES101 isoform X1, which produces MDTKQRSQILLSSLCYFLLIGLSHSFADTLLQGQQLKDYDHLISADGTFKLGFFSPGTSRSRYLGIWYNMVDENEVFIAKKKVVWVANRDNPISDSGDILKIDESGKLTILYNEGSSSFPLSSVEAASNVSATLLDSGNFVLKEFNLDGSTKQILWQSFDYPTDTLLPGMKLGFDERKMQVWSLTSWINDNIPAQGSFSLTIGMDRDNSSSQIVIWCKGSIYWTSGMWQNGRFELVSQLSNEGNPNFRFISNDGANYFTYSLSESENHSLSRYMIDSSGSVLEIRGMAPFGACSYKPDPGCVAQKMPECRSQNVSFEARKGFMSAEGQKFDQSYNLSLFDCQAECLNNCSCAAYAYTSVNQTVCELWGQEITFTKKHDETRVIYVLKGKKAKRWIWSAITFPVLVAILVACSVYYFMQRNRTAAENDAEQEILLRELEAAATDYSGTRTLNKVRRDWKKSHELHFFSFESIVSATDNFAAANELGKGGFGPVYKGELHGQQVAVKRLSRNSGQGLEEFKNELLLIAKLQHTNLVRLVGCCIQREEKILVYEFMPNKSLDSFLFDPTKKNLLDWKKRLHIIEGIAQGLLYLHKYSRLRIIHRDLKASNILLDAEMNPKISDFGMARIFGRNESEAETRRVVGTHGYMAPEYALKGIVSIKIDVFSFGVLLLEIASSKKNNSNYGSEYPLNLIGLAWELWIEHRGLELMDPTLDESCPHNEVLRCIHIGLLCVQDQATNRPTMSDIVSMLTNETLDLPAPKQPAFFLHRFEEEPEVPKNNSDKFSNNNASVTVVEAR; this is translated from the exons ATGGACACCAAACAGAGAAGCCAAATCCTTCTCAGTTCGTTATGTTATTTCCTGTTGATTGGTCTCTCTCATTCATTTGCAGACACGTTACTTCAAGGCCAACAGCTCAAGGACTACGATCACCTGATTTCAGCTGATGGGACTTTCAAATTAGGATTCTTTAGCCCTGGCACTTCCAGAAGCCGATATTTGGGAATATGGTACAACATGGTGGATGAGAATGAAGTTTTCATTGCCAAGAAGAAGGTGGTGTGGGTTGCCAACCGAGATAATCCAATCTCTGATTCAGGCGACATTCTGAAAATAGACGAATCAGGCAAGTTGACAATTTTATATAATGAAGGCAGCTCCAGTTTTCCTTTAAGTTCTGTTGAAGCAGCTAGTAATGTAAGTGCAACACTATTGGATTCAGGGAATTTCGTGTTGAAAGAATTTAATTTAGATGGTTCTACAAAGCAGATTCTATGGCAAAGCTTTGATTACCCCACAGACACACTCTTGCCTGGGATGAAACTTGGATTTGATGAAAGAAAAATGCAAGTGTGGTCGCTCACTTCATGGATAAATGACAATATCCCAGCCCAAGGGTCTTTTTCTCTTACCATTGGCATGGATCGCGACAATAGTAGCAGTCAAATTGTCATATGGTGTAAAGGAAGCATATATTGGACAAGTGGAATGTGGCAAAATGGGCGTTTTGAACTAGTGTCTCAATTATCAAACGAAGGCAATCCAAACTTTCGCTTCATCTCCAATGATGGCGCAAATTACTTCACATATTCCCTGAGTGAAAGTGAAAATCATAGTTTATCAAGATATATGATAGATTCAAGTGGTTCTGTACTAGAAATAAGGGGTATGGCACCATTTGGTGCTTGTTCCTACAAACCTGATCCTGGCTGTGTGGCACAAAAGATGCCTGAGTGCAGGAGCCAGAATGTTTCGTTCGAGGCAAGGAAAGGATTCATGTCTGCTGAAGGACAGAAGTTCGATCAAAGTTACAACTTGAGCCTTTTTGATTGTCAAGCAGAGTGCCTGAACAATTGTTCTTGTGCAGCATATGCTTATACAAGTGTCAACCAAACTGTTTGTGAGTTATGGGGTCAGGAAATTACATTCACAAAGAAACATGATGAAACCAGAGTCATATATGTCCTCAAAGGAAAGAAAG CAAAGAGGTGGATATGGTCTGCCATAACATTTCCTGTTCTTGTGGCTATACTTGTGGCATGTTCAGTGTACTACTTTATGCAAAGAAATAGAACGGCAG CAGAGAATGATGCAGAGCAGGAGATTTTACTACGCGAATTAGAAGCTGCTGCAACAGATTACAGTGGAACTAGGACACTAAATAAAGTCAGGAGAGACTGGAAGAAGAGCCATGAGCTACATTTTTTCAGCTTTGAAAGCATAGTTTCTGCTACAGATAATTTTGCAGCTGCAAATGAGCTTGGTAAAGGTGGATTTGGACCAGTTTACAAG GGAGAATTACATGGCCAGCAAGTAGCAGTAAAAAGACTATCAAGAAATTCTGGGCAAGGACTAGAAGAATTTAAGAATGAACTTTTGCTTATTGCCAAGCTGCAGCACACTAATCTGGTCAGGCTCGTTGGCTGTTGCATTCAGAGAGAAGAGAAGATTCTAGTCTACGAATTCATGCCGAACAAGAGCTTGGATTCTTTTCTATTTG ATCCTACCAAAAAGAACTTATTGGACTGGAAAAAACGCCTCCACATCATAGAAGGAATTGCTCAAGGACTTCTTTACCTACATAAATATTCAAGATTGAGAATAATTCATAGAGATTTGAAAGCAAGTAACATCTTGCTTGATGCTGAAATGAATCCCAAAATATCAGATTTTGGCATGGCTAGAATATTTGGGAGGAATGAATCAGAAGCAGAAACAAGAAGAGTCGTTGGAACACA TGGCTATATGGCTCCGGAATATGCTTTGAAAGGCATTGTTTCAATTAAAATAGATGTGTTTAGCTTTGGGGTCCTCCTACTTGAGATAGCGAGCAGCAAGAAAAATAACAGCAACTATGGTTCTGAATATCCACTAAACCTTATAGGACTT GCATGGGAGCTATGGATTGAACACAGAGGCTTAGAGTTGATGGATCCAACTTTGGATGAATCATGCCCTCATAATGAAGTTCTAAGATGCATTCATATCGGACTCCTGTGCGTACAAGACCAGGCAACAAATAGACCCACCATGTCAGATATTGTTTCTATGCTAACAAATGAAACTTTAGATCTACCTGCACCCAAACAACCGGCATTTTTTCTTCACAGATTTGAGGAAGAGCCAGAGGTACCCAAAAACAATTCGGATAAGTTCTCCAACAACAATGCATCAGTTACAGTGGTGGAAGCAAGATAA
- the LOC110651057 gene encoding G-type lectin S-receptor-like serine/threonine-protein kinase CES101 isoform X3 yields the protein MDTKQRSQILLSSLCYFLLIGLSHSFADTLLQGQQLKDYDHLISADGTFKLGFFSPGTSRSRYLGIWYNMVDENEVFIAKKKVVWVANRDNPISDSGDILKIDESGNFVLKEFNLDGSTKQILWQSFDYPTDTLLPGMKLGFDERKMQVWSLTSWINDNIPAQGSFSLTIGMDRDNSSSQIVIWCKGSIYWTSGMWQNGRFELVSQLSNEGNPNFRFISNDGANYFTYSLSESENHSLSRYMIDSSGSVLEIRGMAPFGACSYKPDPGCVAQKMPECRSQNVSFEARKGFMSAEGQKFDQSYNLSLFDCQAECLNNCSCAAYAYTSVNQTVCELWGQEITFTKKHDETRVIYVLKGKKAKRWIWSAITFPVLVAILVACSVYYFMQRNRTAAENDAEQEILLRELEAAATDYSGTRTLNKVRRDWKKSHELHFFSFESIVSATDNFAAANELGKGGFGPVYKGELHGQQVAVKRLSRNSGQGLEEFKNELLLIAKLQHTNLVRLVGCCIQREEKILVYEFMPNKSLDSFLFDPTKKNLLDWKKRLHIIEGIAQGLLYLHKYSRLRIIHRDLKASNILLDAEMNPKISDFGMARIFGRNESEAETRRVVGTHGYMAPEYALKGIVSIKIDVFSFGVLLLEIASSKKNNSNYGSEYPLNLIGLAWELWIEHRGLELMDPTLDESCPHNEVLRCIHIGLLCVQDQATNRPTMSDIVSMLTNETLDLPAPKQPAFFLHRFEEEPEVPKNNSDKFSNNNASVTVVEAR from the exons ATGGACACCAAACAGAGAAGCCAAATCCTTCTCAGTTCGTTATGTTATTTCCTGTTGATTGGTCTCTCTCATTCATTTGCAGACACGTTACTTCAAGGCCAACAGCTCAAGGACTACGATCACCTGATTTCAGCTGATGGGACTTTCAAATTAGGATTCTTTAGCCCTGGCACTTCCAGAAGCCGATATTTGGGAATATGGTACAACATGGTGGATGAGAATGAAGTTTTCATTGCCAAGAAGAAGGTGGTGTGGGTTGCCAACCGAGATAATCCAATCTCTGATTCAGGCGACATTCTGAAAATAGACGAATCAG GGAATTTCGTGTTGAAAGAATTTAATTTAGATGGTTCTACAAAGCAGATTCTATGGCAAAGCTTTGATTACCCCACAGACACACTCTTGCCTGGGATGAAACTTGGATTTGATGAAAGAAAAATGCAAGTGTGGTCGCTCACTTCATGGATAAATGACAATATCCCAGCCCAAGGGTCTTTTTCTCTTACCATTGGCATGGATCGCGACAATAGTAGCAGTCAAATTGTCATATGGTGTAAAGGAAGCATATATTGGACAAGTGGAATGTGGCAAAATGGGCGTTTTGAACTAGTGTCTCAATTATCAAACGAAGGCAATCCAAACTTTCGCTTCATCTCCAATGATGGCGCAAATTACTTCACATATTCCCTGAGTGAAAGTGAAAATCATAGTTTATCAAGATATATGATAGATTCAAGTGGTTCTGTACTAGAAATAAGGGGTATGGCACCATTTGGTGCTTGTTCCTACAAACCTGATCCTGGCTGTGTGGCACAAAAGATGCCTGAGTGCAGGAGCCAGAATGTTTCGTTCGAGGCAAGGAAAGGATTCATGTCTGCTGAAGGACAGAAGTTCGATCAAAGTTACAACTTGAGCCTTTTTGATTGTCAAGCAGAGTGCCTGAACAATTGTTCTTGTGCAGCATATGCTTATACAAGTGTCAACCAAACTGTTTGTGAGTTATGGGGTCAGGAAATTACATTCACAAAGAAACATGATGAAACCAGAGTCATATATGTCCTCAAAGGAAAGAAAG CAAAGAGGTGGATATGGTCTGCCATAACATTTCCTGTTCTTGTGGCTATACTTGTGGCATGTTCAGTGTACTACTTTATGCAAAGAAATAGAACGGCAG CAGAGAATGATGCAGAGCAGGAGATTTTACTACGCGAATTAGAAGCTGCTGCAACAGATTACAGTGGAACTAGGACACTAAATAAAGTCAGGAGAGACTGGAAGAAGAGCCATGAGCTACATTTTTTCAGCTTTGAAAGCATAGTTTCTGCTACAGATAATTTTGCAGCTGCAAATGAGCTTGGTAAAGGTGGATTTGGACCAGTTTACAAG GGAGAATTACATGGCCAGCAAGTAGCAGTAAAAAGACTATCAAGAAATTCTGGGCAAGGACTAGAAGAATTTAAGAATGAACTTTTGCTTATTGCCAAGCTGCAGCACACTAATCTGGTCAGGCTCGTTGGCTGTTGCATTCAGAGAGAAGAGAAGATTCTAGTCTACGAATTCATGCCGAACAAGAGCTTGGATTCTTTTCTATTTG ATCCTACCAAAAAGAACTTATTGGACTGGAAAAAACGCCTCCACATCATAGAAGGAATTGCTCAAGGACTTCTTTACCTACATAAATATTCAAGATTGAGAATAATTCATAGAGATTTGAAAGCAAGTAACATCTTGCTTGATGCTGAAATGAATCCCAAAATATCAGATTTTGGCATGGCTAGAATATTTGGGAGGAATGAATCAGAAGCAGAAACAAGAAGAGTCGTTGGAACACA TGGCTATATGGCTCCGGAATATGCTTTGAAAGGCATTGTTTCAATTAAAATAGATGTGTTTAGCTTTGGGGTCCTCCTACTTGAGATAGCGAGCAGCAAGAAAAATAACAGCAACTATGGTTCTGAATATCCACTAAACCTTATAGGACTT GCATGGGAGCTATGGATTGAACACAGAGGCTTAGAGTTGATGGATCCAACTTTGGATGAATCATGCCCTCATAATGAAGTTCTAAGATGCATTCATATCGGACTCCTGTGCGTACAAGACCAGGCAACAAATAGACCCACCATGTCAGATATTGTTTCTATGCTAACAAATGAAACTTTAGATCTACCTGCACCCAAACAACCGGCATTTTTTCTTCACAGATTTGAGGAAGAGCCAGAGGTACCCAAAAACAATTCGGATAAGTTCTCCAACAACAATGCATCAGTTACAGTGGTGGAAGCAAGATAA
- the LOC110651057 gene encoding G-type lectin S-receptor-like serine/threonine-protein kinase CES101 isoform X2 has translation MDTKQRSQILLSSLCYFLLIGLSHSFADTLLQGQQLKDYDHLISADGTFKLGFFSPGTSRSRYLGIWYNMVDENEVFIAKKKVVWVANRDNPISDSGDILKIDESGKLTILYNEGSSSFPLSSVEAASNVSATLLDSGNFVLKEFNLDGSTKQILWQSFDYPTDTLLPGMKLGFDERKMQVWSLTSWINDNIPAQGSFSLTIGMDRDNSSSQIVIWCKGSIYWTSGMWQNGRFELVSQLSNEGNPNFRFISNDGANYFTYSLSESENHSLSRYMIDSSGSVLEIRGMAPFGACSYKPDPGCVAQKMPECRSQNVSFEARKGFMSAEGQKFDQSYNLSLFDCQAECLNNCSCAAYAYTSVNQTVCELWGQEITFTKKHDETRVIYVLKGKKAKRWIWSAITFPVLVAILVACSVYYFMQRNRTAENDAEQEILLRELEAAATDYSGTRTLNKVRRDWKKSHELHFFSFESIVSATDNFAAANELGKGGFGPVYKGELHGQQVAVKRLSRNSGQGLEEFKNELLLIAKLQHTNLVRLVGCCIQREEKILVYEFMPNKSLDSFLFDPTKKNLLDWKKRLHIIEGIAQGLLYLHKYSRLRIIHRDLKASNILLDAEMNPKISDFGMARIFGRNESEAETRRVVGTHGYMAPEYALKGIVSIKIDVFSFGVLLLEIASSKKNNSNYGSEYPLNLIGLAWELWIEHRGLELMDPTLDESCPHNEVLRCIHIGLLCVQDQATNRPTMSDIVSMLTNETLDLPAPKQPAFFLHRFEEEPEVPKNNSDKFSNNNASVTVVEAR, from the exons ATGGACACCAAACAGAGAAGCCAAATCCTTCTCAGTTCGTTATGTTATTTCCTGTTGATTGGTCTCTCTCATTCATTTGCAGACACGTTACTTCAAGGCCAACAGCTCAAGGACTACGATCACCTGATTTCAGCTGATGGGACTTTCAAATTAGGATTCTTTAGCCCTGGCACTTCCAGAAGCCGATATTTGGGAATATGGTACAACATGGTGGATGAGAATGAAGTTTTCATTGCCAAGAAGAAGGTGGTGTGGGTTGCCAACCGAGATAATCCAATCTCTGATTCAGGCGACATTCTGAAAATAGACGAATCAGGCAAGTTGACAATTTTATATAATGAAGGCAGCTCCAGTTTTCCTTTAAGTTCTGTTGAAGCAGCTAGTAATGTAAGTGCAACACTATTGGATTCAGGGAATTTCGTGTTGAAAGAATTTAATTTAGATGGTTCTACAAAGCAGATTCTATGGCAAAGCTTTGATTACCCCACAGACACACTCTTGCCTGGGATGAAACTTGGATTTGATGAAAGAAAAATGCAAGTGTGGTCGCTCACTTCATGGATAAATGACAATATCCCAGCCCAAGGGTCTTTTTCTCTTACCATTGGCATGGATCGCGACAATAGTAGCAGTCAAATTGTCATATGGTGTAAAGGAAGCATATATTGGACAAGTGGAATGTGGCAAAATGGGCGTTTTGAACTAGTGTCTCAATTATCAAACGAAGGCAATCCAAACTTTCGCTTCATCTCCAATGATGGCGCAAATTACTTCACATATTCCCTGAGTGAAAGTGAAAATCATAGTTTATCAAGATATATGATAGATTCAAGTGGTTCTGTACTAGAAATAAGGGGTATGGCACCATTTGGTGCTTGTTCCTACAAACCTGATCCTGGCTGTGTGGCACAAAAGATGCCTGAGTGCAGGAGCCAGAATGTTTCGTTCGAGGCAAGGAAAGGATTCATGTCTGCTGAAGGACAGAAGTTCGATCAAAGTTACAACTTGAGCCTTTTTGATTGTCAAGCAGAGTGCCTGAACAATTGTTCTTGTGCAGCATATGCTTATACAAGTGTCAACCAAACTGTTTGTGAGTTATGGGGTCAGGAAATTACATTCACAAAGAAACATGATGAAACCAGAGTCATATATGTCCTCAAAGGAAAGAAAG CAAAGAGGTGGATATGGTCTGCCATAACATTTCCTGTTCTTGTGGCTATACTTGTGGCATGTTCAGTGTACTACTTTATGCAAAGAAATAGAACGGCAG AGAATGATGCAGAGCAGGAGATTTTACTACGCGAATTAGAAGCTGCTGCAACAGATTACAGTGGAACTAGGACACTAAATAAAGTCAGGAGAGACTGGAAGAAGAGCCATGAGCTACATTTTTTCAGCTTTGAAAGCATAGTTTCTGCTACAGATAATTTTGCAGCTGCAAATGAGCTTGGTAAAGGTGGATTTGGACCAGTTTACAAG GGAGAATTACATGGCCAGCAAGTAGCAGTAAAAAGACTATCAAGAAATTCTGGGCAAGGACTAGAAGAATTTAAGAATGAACTTTTGCTTATTGCCAAGCTGCAGCACACTAATCTGGTCAGGCTCGTTGGCTGTTGCATTCAGAGAGAAGAGAAGATTCTAGTCTACGAATTCATGCCGAACAAGAGCTTGGATTCTTTTCTATTTG ATCCTACCAAAAAGAACTTATTGGACTGGAAAAAACGCCTCCACATCATAGAAGGAATTGCTCAAGGACTTCTTTACCTACATAAATATTCAAGATTGAGAATAATTCATAGAGATTTGAAAGCAAGTAACATCTTGCTTGATGCTGAAATGAATCCCAAAATATCAGATTTTGGCATGGCTAGAATATTTGGGAGGAATGAATCAGAAGCAGAAACAAGAAGAGTCGTTGGAACACA TGGCTATATGGCTCCGGAATATGCTTTGAAAGGCATTGTTTCAATTAAAATAGATGTGTTTAGCTTTGGGGTCCTCCTACTTGAGATAGCGAGCAGCAAGAAAAATAACAGCAACTATGGTTCTGAATATCCACTAAACCTTATAGGACTT GCATGGGAGCTATGGATTGAACACAGAGGCTTAGAGTTGATGGATCCAACTTTGGATGAATCATGCCCTCATAATGAAGTTCTAAGATGCATTCATATCGGACTCCTGTGCGTACAAGACCAGGCAACAAATAGACCCACCATGTCAGATATTGTTTCTATGCTAACAAATGAAACTTTAGATCTACCTGCACCCAAACAACCGGCATTTTTTCTTCACAGATTTGAGGAAGAGCCAGAGGTACCCAAAAACAATTCGGATAAGTTCTCCAACAACAATGCATCAGTTACAGTGGTGGAAGCAAGATAA